The genomic DNA CAACTTGCATGACACTGCCGCCATGCCGAAGCTTGCCCAAGTTAACGGGGCGGAAATTCAACGGCCGGACGAGCGCCGCGAATTCTTTCTTGGCAGCCACGTCATCGCCCGCATAGAACAAGACCCGTTTTCCCGGCCCATCAACGTGCCCATCCATAAACTCTGGTGGAATCGTATTGAAGGCCTTAATGACCCGGGCATTGTTCGCCGCGCGAGCAATGACTTCACTCCCAGTCAACGGGGCCGTCTTAATTTTCTTAAAGTCGGCCGTAAACTGGTTCGTCACGTCCACCACGATCCGTTGCTGATAATCGGCGACCTGTGCTAATACCGTCGGCGCCTGTTCAAACGGCACCGCAAGAATGACTAACGGTTGTTGTAAGGCTTCAGCAACTTCTACAAAAGCCACATTGGCAGCAAACTCGGCGCGCCGTGTTGCTAAACTAGCCGCACCACTGTGCCGACTTAATTTGATTTGATGATCACCGCGCGCAAAGGTCTTGGCTAATACTGTGCCGACCGTCCCGGCACCAATAATTCCAATTTCCATAACGATCCTCCACCTCATTTTCTAATAATGGTTTGAATTAACCGACTTATCCGGCCCGTTATCACGGACTGTCAGGGGTCGTCTAGACCAAACCAGCTTATCTTAATGATAGCGGAATCATTATGGAATTGCACCTCATACGCGTCAACTACGCTTGAACTTGTTGGTAAGCCGTAATACCAGCTTTTAATCGCGCTAATCCATCCGTCAGGGTAGTCGTTGGACAAGCCACATTCAGTCGCAAGAAGTGGTTGCCATCACCACGGTAAACATCGCCCGCTGATAAAAACAACCCGGTTCGTTGGCGAATAAAAGCAGCCAAAGCCGCACTGTCGGTTGTCACTTGCCGCACATCCAACCATAATAGATACGTCGCTTGGGCTTCCACCAACTTGACTTGCGGCAATTCAGCAGTCAAGTAAGTCTGAACTTGACGCTGATTGGCGGCTAGTTTGGTTCGCAATGCGGCTACCCAGTCATGACCTTCAGTATAGGCCGCAATGCTGGCTGGAATCGCAAACGAATTGGGTTCAGCCAATTCATCATTGTTGATCCCCCGGCTCACTAATGCGCGGACGTGGGCATCGGGGATAATCAACGTTGCCGCGTGTAAGGCCGCCACGTTGAAAGTCTTACTTGGCGAGACACAGCTGATACTGTTATACGCAACTGGCGCAGTCAATGATGAGAATGGCGTGTACGCGTTACCGTTAAGGGTCAAGTCACAATGAATCTCATCGGCAACAACTAGCACATGGTATTTCAAGCACAGCTCGCCGAGACGTTGCAACGTCGCACGCGACCAGACGATACCGATTGGATTCTGCGGATTACACAAAATCATCATCGTTGTTAGCGGATCAGCCAGTTTTTTTGTCAGATCATCCCAATCAATCGCGTATGCCGCATCATGGGCCACTAAGTCGCTACTCAAGGTATGCCGGCCATTGTTTTCAATTGAGTGATAGAAGATATTATAAACCGGAGCCTGAACTAACACGTTATC from Lactiplantibacillus paraplantarum includes the following:
- a CDS encoding NADPH-dependent F420 reductase; its protein translation is MEIGIIGAGTVGTVLAKTFARGDHQIKLSRHSGAASLATRRAEFAANVAFVEVAEALQQPLVILAVPFEQAPTVLAQVADYQQRIVVDVTNQFTADFKKIKTAPLTGSEVIARAANNARVIKAFNTIPPEFMDGHVDGPGKRVLFYAGDDVAAKKEFAALVRPLNFRPVNLGKLRHGGSVMQVGGGLGNTHFVQIEE
- a CDS encoding MalY/PatB family protein, whose product is MPFDFETVLNRRHTNAVKWDVADNELPMWVADMDFETAPVIKQALTQRAQFGVFGYEEVPTAYYEAVADWWATEHNFRPQIEWLMFCTGVVPAISSIVRKMTAAGDNVLVQAPVYNIFYHSIENNGRHTLSSDLVAHDAAYAIDWDDLTKKLADPLTTMMILCNPQNPIGIVWSRATLQRLGELCLKYHVLVVADEIHCDLTLNGNAYTPFSSLTAPVAYNSISCVSPSKTFNVAALHAATLIIPDAHVRALVSRGINNDELAEPNSFAIPASIAAYTEGHDWVAALRTKLAANQRQVQTYLTAELPQVKLVEAQATYLLWLDVRQVTTDSAALAAFIRQRTGLFLSAGDVYRGDGNHFLRLNVACPTTTLTDGLARLKAGITAYQQVQA